The proteins below come from a single Drosophila kikkawai strain 14028-0561.14 chromosome 3R, DkikHiC1v2, whole genome shotgun sequence genomic window:
- the ich gene encoding ichor, translated as MTMKFCSMNGPSESEVESLLMSPCWGPPQTSAQDQYLLDGHKLLLEHDLDSLPSDADQKNSLDVLDNLLLNGSSLNALSDLKPLPPFTGYTGHLSINGISGHHYHAIAQRLPDESNNNYMQSAYQSNPTSTTQSSAGVGGSNSSNSNSNEHNIVSSSTCLPESVLSGSGGGNGNGGADACLADVKLFADSQLDSKLYSVADSCVMSGSGTGSSANGNNGAGPSIATLTPIDQVADSLHNSGVRIYKDLTEYVDMNSIDDIAAIIGSAIADTTVPNQMDKDDNNDTRDSWMDLDAWIDGNCIQQESAKVLVSQQDSLGDFMLPHSPLPMHASSSTLQSLLSHGYMPLLQNRLQNGPPNGGSSGGGGSQQGAGGKGDPQAPTSTSYCNELAAATSSSCSPPGSVVSTTDNPNGLMINPRYLSNPPGSNQATGNPHQQGGYPMQNSGMSLKDNGLCSPDLLGNYPHTTTASTTGSELRTGTPKAKRSRSQKKSSQQQQQQQQQQQGETGGPPNNTPQMSAISPSGFSASDLSGLLGKEKPVHRCSICNRGFLNKSNIKVHLRTHTGEKPFRCDVCAKAFRQKAHLLKHQQIHKRIGRD; from the coding sequence ATGACAATGAAGTTTTGCAGCATGAACGGCCCAAGTGAATCGGAAGTTGAGAGCCTGCTGATGAGTCCGTGCTGGGGACCGCCCCAGACCTCTGCCCAGGACCAGTACCTGCTCGATGGCCAcaagctgctgctggagcacGACCTGGACTCCCTGCCCAGCGATGCGGACCAGAAGAACTCGCTGGACGTGCTGGATAACCTGCTGCTGAACGGCTCCTCACTGAACGCCCTCTCCGACCTGAAGCCGCTGCCCCCGTTCACCGGCTACACCGGCCATCTCTCCATCAATGGGATCTCCGGCCACCACTACCATGCCATTGCCCAGAGGCTGCCGGATGAGAGTAACAACAACTACATGCAGAGCGCCTACCAATCGAATCCCACGTCCACGACACAGTCGAGTGCGGGAGTCggtggcagcaacagcagcaattcCAACTCCAACGAGCACAACATCGTGTCCTCCTCCACCTGCCTGCCCGAGAGTGTCCTGAGCGGGAGTGGTGGGGGTAACGGTAACGGGGGAGCTGACGCCTGCCTGGCAGACGTCAAGCTCTTCGCCGATAGTCAACTAGATTCTAAGCTTTACTCAGTCGCCGATAGCTGTGTGATGAGCGGCTCCGGGACCGGATCCTCGGCGAACGGCAATAACGGGGCAGGTCCCAGCATAGCCACCTTGACGCCCATCGACCAGGTGGCCGACTCCCTCCATAATAGCGGCGTTCGCATCTACAAGGACCTGACGGAGTACGTGGACATGAACTCCATAGACGACATAGCGGCCATTATAGGCTCCGCCATTGCGGACACCACGGTGCCCAATCAGATGGACAAGGACGACAACAATGACACGCGGGACAGCTGGATGGATCTCGATGCCTGGATCGATGGCAATTGCATACAGCAGGAGTCGGCCAAGGTCCTGGTCTCGCAGCAGGACTCCCTCGGTGACTTCATGCTGCCACACAGTCCCCTGCCCATGCACGCCAGCAGTTCCACGCTTCAGAGCCTTCTCAGCCACGGCTACATGCCGCTGCTGCAGAATCGCCTCCAAAACGGACCTCCAAATGGAGGCTCCTCGGGTGGCGGAGGATCCCAACAGGGTGCTGGCGGCAAGGGGGATCCGCAGGCGCCCACATCTACCTCTTACTGCAACGAACTGGCGGCAGCCACTAGCAGCAGTTGCAGTCCGCCCGGATCCGTGGTCAGCACCACGGACAATCCCAACGGCCTGATGATCAATCCGCGTTACTTGAGCAATCCGCCTGGCAGCAATCAGGCGACGGGGAATCCCCACCAGCAGGGCGGCTATCCCATGCAGAATTCCGGTATGTCCCTCAAGGACAACGGCCTCTGCTCACCCGACCTCCTGGGCAACTATCCGCACACGACCACGGCCAGCACGACGGGCTCGGAGCTGCGCACCGGAACGCCCAAGGCCAAGCGATCCCGGTCCCAGAAGAAgtccagccagcagcagcaacagcaacagcagcagcaacagggcGAGACCGGTGGTCCGCCCAACAATACGCCCCAGATGAGCGCCATCTCGCCGTCGGGCTTCAGTGCCAGCGATCTGAGCGGTCTGCTGGGCAAGGAGAAGCCGGTGCATCGGTGTAGCATCTGCAACCGGGGCTTCCTCAACAAGTCCAACATCAAGGTGCATCTGCGCACCCACACGGGCGAGAAGCCCTTCCGCTGCGATGTCTGCGCCAAGGCCTTCCGCCAGAAGGCGCACCTGCTCAAACATCAACAGATACACAAGAGAATTGGGCGTGACTGA